gccggagagccgtctcggtcatgtctacgtgtctcccgaactcgtagggtctacacacttaaggttcggtgacgctagggttgtagaagaTATtaatatgcagcaaaccgaaagttgttcggagtcccggataagatcccggacgtaacgaggagttctggaatggtccggaggtgaagaattatatataggaagtgcagtttcggccatcgggagagtttcgggggtcaccgatattgtaccgggaccaccggaagggtcccgggggtccaccgggtggggccacctatcccggagggccccgtgggctgaagtggggaggggaccagcccctggtgggctggtgcgcccccttgggccccccgtgcgcctagggttggaaaccctagggtggggggggggcgcctccacttgccttggggggcaagcctcccccttggccgccgcccccccttggagatgccatctcctagggccggtgcccccccaggggacctatataaaggggggagggagggcagccacaccccaagtcttggcgcctccctctcccctgctacacctttccctctcgcagaagctcggcgaagccctaccgggatccatgctgcatccaccaccatgccgtcgtgctgctggatcttcatcaacctctcctttccccttgctggatcaagaaggaggagacgtcacgctgaccgtacgtgtgttgaacgcggaggtgccgtccgttcggcgctaggatctccggtgatttggatcacgacgagtacaactccctcaacctcgttcccttgaacgcttccgctcgcgatctacaagggtatgtagatgcactcccctctctcgttgctagatgaactcatagattgatcttggtgaacgtaggaaattttttattttatgcaccgttGCCCAACATCGTCTTCCTCAACCTTGGCCGCCACGGCCATTGCCACGATTCGTGCCACCCCGACCCTCTCCATATTCTCCGAGACTTCCACATGAACCGCGGTAAGTTGTGCCTCCAATTCCCCCTTCCCCCCTTTGATTTGATGCCGTAGGACGCTGTCGACGTCGCTCCCGAAGCTCTGCGCGCCCGCACGCCCTCTGTCTGCATCGTGAGCCACCGGTTGCGCCCGCCTACGCATGCTGCCACTCCACAATGACACAAACCGACCTGCAACATCGATCGACCATGCCCTTAGGGCCATTGCCCCGCCGTCCTTCGTGTGAACAACGATAGGTGTCGTCATGCTTGATGTCGATGAAAAACCGTCAGCGCACCTTAGCCCCATCAACACTGGATGCTTGCGCTGGGTGCGTGATGCTCGCTGATGCCCACCAAACATAGTCATGCTGCTAATGGGCACTAGATCTGCCGCGTGTAGAGCCACCACCATCATTGGAGCCTGCACCATCCGGGCTACCGCTTGTAGTCGATGCCACAATATCTGTCTTCGTCCGGGTTGTCTCTTGCTTCCTCTATTGTAGGAAGTTGTTGGgccccaagtgcagaggtttgtaggtaaggaacaatttccctcaagtggatgtcctTAAGATTTATTAAACCAGTAGGGGTATTTTAATAGTGGTCAATGATCAATGCATGCAACAATTACAAATACTTCTCTTGTCCCCAATGAAACCAGTGAAACTGTCAATCAACCCACAAGACTGGGTGGTGGCCGATGTTATGCGCATTCTATCAACGTCGGGATAAAGCAGCTCTGTACTAAATCAGCGGCAATCAATAGTAATAAATCaatgacaattaatatggatcgggggAGTATATCTTTTGCAATTGCCACATGAAAATTTTATCTAGATTAGGAAGGTGGGAAAAAAATCTTGCCATTATAATTTCATTACAAACTAGAGTCATGATCATTTACACAACGTAGATCGGAAAATGAAAAATTTGGCAAAGATGATGGCGAAAGGGAGACTTGGCATAGTGTTCTGGAATCACATCTTTTTTACATGTTATGAACCATTGTGGTGTTGAGTTCTTTCCTATCTTCAGAACATTACAATTTTTTTTATAGAAACACAGTTTTACTGTATGTGGGATTATAATTTTTTGGTGCAAATTTATGCGGTTTTACTCTAGCATCGCAAGAAGGGGGGGTTATGAATTGGTTAAAATTTGTTATTTTAACCGCTTTTGTATCATTTTGCATTTTCAGTCCATGAATCAACGTATTTTTCAAGGAACTTTAAATTTGTCATCTTGAATCTTCTACTACCAAAGAATTTGTCCTATCTCCATGTACAGTTTCTAGAAAGATTTTTTTTCTAGTCAAATCAATCAAATTTCAAAGCACACCCATTGATGTGGCTCTTGCTGTCAATCCTCTCTTGTAGGGAAGAGCAcaagcatgatgaattgtcatcagttgGTATTGTAGATGCTGCCATGTTATTGTACCGATTCCCTGCACTCCATGTAATCTGAACAGCTCACCAGCAGTTGTTGTCGCCACCAGACCTTTTCAAGTAATTTTGTTGTTTGTTTTAGCATTATATTAATCGGTTTGACTTTTGCATTTTGTTTTTATAAATAGAATTCTACTACGTTTGGTAATTCATGTTACAAGCTAAGAAACACGCTTTTATTTAATGCATTGTTGCTTGGAAATTTTACGCATGGTTAAGTAGTGCATCAGGGTAAGACTAGCTCCAGCTCCGCCCCTGCAGCACTTTGTATGGGGTGCTTGTGGTGCAAGCTAGGCCTGAGCATAGGTGGCCCAACCACGCAGGCCCGACCTGAAAGTCCAACGTCTGATCCTGGTTCGGGCCTGACTTTTTGGCCCAAAGGCTGGGAAAAGCCCGGTGAAACATGATATTTAGGCTTTTCATATAAAAATAGATATTATAGTATTTATCCCTGATAATAGCAATTATCATTTTAAAATACAAAGAAAGGCATTATGTTGGGCTGCAGGCACCGGGCAGGGCTTGGGTTTTGCAGTCGGGCTTTTTAATAATATGCCCAGGTCTAGGTGCAGCCCATTCACGTTCAATTTTTTTAATAATATTTTCAAACATGTGTTAATAGTTTTAAAATATTTTTAACACATTACATAATAAAAATCTATATTAATATTTTTTTGAAAGAACTTTAATATTTTAAAAAATAACATGAACATTCTAAAAAAATCATTGTATATTGAAATATTTTCATTATGCACTAAAAATGGTTGTTGTATATCTTGAAAAAATCATCGCACAATTTTGGAAGTGCAGATGTATAAAACGTATTTACAAAAATGAAAAATAGAATGTTTGTCATATCTTTTAAAAAATTTTGTCGAGTATTTAAAAAAAATATCCATGAATAAAAATATATATCaatcaagtaaaaataaaaataaatagaaagGGAAATCCCCCGAACAAGAACAGGGGAAAACAACTAGAGATGGACAGAGAAGCGAAAACGCAGTAAATGGGCCTGGCTCATCTAGCACGTTATTCGTTGAgcaccacaccaccccgcgccGATTGATCGATCGATGAAACCCAACCCAACCCAGCCCAGCcccccctctcctccctccctccctccctcccctcctctccgGCCTCGCCCACGCGCCGCTTCTCgcgcggggagagagagagagagacggacgACGCGGAGATCGATCGGGCGAACGCCGCCGCCGCATCGGAGCACGCGCGCGCGCGACGCCGTCCCCGCCTCGCTCGGTCCGTCGCGCCGTTCGCTTCGCCTCCCGTTCGCCGCGTTGATCTGATTTTAATTTCGCCGCGGTTTTTTTTTGACAGGCCCGGGAGTTAGGGCGCGATGGCGGCGCCGCCGGCCAGGGCTCGGGCCGACTACGACTACCTCATCAAGCTCCTCCTCATCGGCGACagcggtgagcccccctcccccccGTCCTCGCCTCCTGATCCGCGCGGGATCTGGCGGCGTGTTCGTTAGGCGGTTTGATTTCCATGCGCCAGTTGGGATCTGGCGCCCTAGATCATTTTTCGCGGAGGCTGCTGTGTGCCCGTGTGAAATTTGAACGGGCGATAGAATCTAGCCTCTCGTGTCCCGTTGGATTAGTGCGTGCTCTGTGACAAGAGTAGCCTGTTCCTGCTTGCAAATTATAGAAGCAATAGGAGCTACGTAATCGCGGAACTGATACAAGTGAGGATGTAGTTATTACATTGGTCGTCACATGGAGTCAGGAGCAAGCTCTTGTTCCTGGAACTGTCTGTCCTGgtgttaagggcatctccaacgctacgCGCTAAGAGAGGGCACCAGGAAAATGATCCTAGTCGATTGGCAGTTACGGCATCGATTCGTTGCGTCGGGCGCCGCAGCGACGCAAAACAAGGCATCAAGCGCTAGCGTTTCTTTCCTCACGAGATGACACACGGATCGCTATTTTCACCAATGCTTAGCGCCTAGCGTTGGGATAGATCACGCTTGGTGCTTTAAAAAAATTCTGGTGTTTACTTTTTTCTGTTTAAGTGCCCAGATAAGCACTCCCCATTGTAGATGCCCTAAGGAAATCGCATGGTTGGTATGAATTGTACAAGTAGGATAATGAATGTCATTTTCTTTCCCCTTAACTGTGTAAATAACTGATTCAGGATTAAGCAAACCACTAGCTTTGCCCCTCTTTCTGTGTCCTTACGGTACTTTGTATGTTTTGGTTATGTATGCTCTTCTTATCTTCATATTGATGTGGAACTTGTAACTGATGCATAGCTTCACACAGCATTTCTCTGATTTCACGTCTAGAGAATCCTTGATTGTTTTTCTTGCTGCGACCCATCTTCTCTGAGTATTCCCAGTTGGTATACTTCTGGATTCCAGCATTGGGTTTTTTCTGGCGTGGACTCTAGCTTTGTATGGTGCTCCATTAGCAATCACTCACAAATTTTATTGACCTACGTAGGTGTTGGAAAAAGTTGTCTGCTCCTACGGTTCTCAGATGGCTCCTTCACCACTAGCTTCATCACAACTATTGGGTATGTACAAAATATCTGGTTGGGAATCATTATTCTGCATGGGAATTCTTgtgtgaagttatgaatcatgatcgTGGGTTTCTTGAAACAGTATCGACTTCAAGATAAGGACTGTTGAGTTGGATGGCAAACGGATCAAGTTGCAGATCTGGGATACTGCTGGCCAAGAGCGCTTTCGGACTATAACTACTGGTATGGTTGCATACTTTGGCAAATCAAGAGTGTTTTTCTAAGCATCTCCTGATTGTATGTGCAATTCTTCTTTGCAGCCTACTACAGGGGGGCGATGGGCATTTTACTTGTTTATGATGTCACGGATGAGGCGTCATTCAATAGTATGGACCTCTGTGCTTCAGATAACATTGAGCAAAATTTCCTTTTTCTGATTATCTCCATTGTTCTCAGGCATAAGAAATTGGGATAAAAAACATTGAACAGCATGCTTCAGATAACATTGAGCAAGAATTCCTTTTTCTGATTATCTCCATTGTTCGCAGACATAAGAAATTGGATCAAAAACATTGAACAGCATGCTTCAGATAACGTGAGCAAAATTTTGGTGGGGAACAAAGCGGATATGGATGAAAGCAAAAGGGTATACTCTTCTGTCCTCTCCTGTTTTTAGGCATGTTTGTTCTGTAGCTGTTTCATCTTAACTTAATGTTGCGGACGGTTTTGTTTCATGAGCAATGCAGAAAATAGATATTCACCAATCTATATTCAGGCTAAGCAGGTTACTGTTTGTTAAATTAAATTTAAGCCGTACAGATGTTACTCATGTCATGCAAACAAAAGGAAAACGTGCTCAGCATTATTACCCTTACAGTTTACATTCAGTTCCTCAATCACTTATCTTTGGAATAATTTATCTCTCTCTTATCTGCTCAATTGCTTTCATGCAGGCTGTTCCCACTTCAAAGGGCCAGGCCCTGGCCGATGAATATGGCATTCAGTTCTTTGAAGCGGTTAGTGAAAGTCACAACCTTCAACCTTgctatatgtactccctccgtccggaaatacttgtcctcgaaatgattgtatctagacttattttagttatagatacatccattttatccatttcgaggacaagtatttccggacggagggagtagcatttaaGCGCTGCACAGTAGTGAAATTTTATGTTGATTTATATGGCATCTTTCTAAGCAGTGGTGCCCAACTGCCGATACCTTAGCATTTGTTTCCCACGCATAATCCTTCATATATTACTGTCCCCGCAGAGTGCAAAGACAAACATGAATGTCGAGCAGGTTTTCTTCTCTATAGCAAGAGACATCAAACAGAGACTCTCGGAGGCTGATTCCAAGGCTGAGGTACTCCAATCATTCCCATACTTCTGGAAACATGTATGGGTTTCCCTTGGTTGCGCAGCGCCTTACAGTGATCTCTTGGTTTCAGGGGGGGACTATCAAGATCAACACGGAGGGTGATGCCAGTGCAGCAGCAGGACAGAAGTCGGCTTGCTGTGGGTCTTGAACCGTCGTCGTCGCTACGGGAAAAAAGATGGTTGCGACACGGTGCTTGTAATTCTTGTCATTCCATTCTTTGCCTGCTGGTTTCGTTGTGTTATTCAAGTTATCGCTGTTGTTAGGATTTGGACAAAATTGGTGTTGAGTCAGAGCAATTACTTTGCAGTATCGgtggaatttttttgtttttcttgagATGAAACTCTGCTGCTACTCCATTAAGGCCGCTaaatacggtacataatcgggtagGCATGCACAGGTGGAGGCGCCTGCGAAGCCTGCGAGCGTCCGCATGCATCAATTTTGCATCAGTATGCTTATTAATGTAGCAGCAATTAGCTTAGTTTTTACTCCGCTTGCATCCCTGTAATTGGGGAAGTTCGTCGACCGCCTCATGGTATCTGGGAACTCCCCTGCATTGCACCCCTAGCTGCTAGCATACGAGCAGTATCATTACAtgctgttagactatgtatagcttctgtacctatgtacgtatcgtaacagaaccattatatataatgagataagccacccctagagggttgtgctagttcccaaaacttattgtcttacatggtatcacgctaggttacgatcgcttccgcttctaaaccctaatacccgcaccgctgccgcagccgccgccgccttcaccgccgccgccgcgccaccgatcgcgccgccaccatgtcgagcgccgccaccatgtcgagcgccgccaccaccggttccactgctgcgggcttcctcccggcctctcttgcggctctgctcaacctcccgctcgatgccgtctccgttcccgctccgatcgggacaaggagcatcggctccgtcttctccacgccgccggcgccctcgctcagGCGTgatctcgtggtccacaccgcggcgccgccgtccgctgcggactccgcaggcgtcgtcccgccgctcctaccgcaagcggatcacaccgccccgctggcggggttggcggcgtccgccccggctgcgggccttgcggcgtccgcaccggccgtgagctttgcggcgcccgccctggctgcggtcccgcctcctcccgcatcggcttcggtgcctccggctgcctccatggtgtttgcaccccaggcagcctcctcgatgggatcgtcttcgccgccgccgtttcacttcggtcatctcatcaccatcaagctctccgccgacaactacatcttctggcgtgcgcaggttctcccgctcttggggagtcactacctgctaggctacgtcgacggatcgcttccctgcccacccgcgctggtagacagcatgcatggtccggtctacaatccggcccatcgcgtctggacggggcaggaccaggcgaacctctcctccatccaggggtcgctctcgccggcagttgccggccttgttgtcttcgcgaagacgtctcatgaggcctggaccatccttgagcgcacctttgcagcgcagtcccaggctcgtgtctctgcactccgtcgtcagcttggagagtgtcagaagcttgactccactgccactgagttctacaacaaggtcaagggcctcgccgacacattggccttcaTTTGACAGCCCctaaccgactccgagttcaactcgtttattgtcaatggtcttgatgaggagtatgatgccttagtcgagatcatcaacgagcggggcaactcgacacccatgctggcacacgaggttttctctcggctccttctcactgagcaacgggtcgagactcgccgcaccaggggcactggctccctctcggccaacgccgccaccaagggtggccgctcttcttcatcaccccggtctcccttggggctgccaccgtcgcccgcctcggcccccccacctattgcgaccttaccgggggctggtggtccacgtgtgtgccagctttgtggccgcgatgggcactgggcctccaagtgtcataagcgcttccagcgaagcttccttggtcttggcaatgacggcaaagatacacgcaacaatgcccgtcaggtcgccatggctgatcgtccctcgccgcagaagcaacagggacacactcagtcctactccatcgatccacactggtacatggactctggggcgacagagcatctgaccagcgagatggggaagcttcacactcgtgaaccctatcatggctccgacaagatccacaccgccaatggagcaggtatgcacatctctcatattggtcaagcatctcttctcactagacatgccaataggagtcttcagcttcgcaatgttcttcgagttccatctgtgacccgtaatcttctttcagttcctaaactcacacgtgataataatgtgctttgtgaatttcacccttttgatctttttattaaggatcggggcacaagggacattcttcttagtgggcggttgtgccagggcctctaccgtctggagcatcctggcgtcgcccgtgttttcagtggagttcgggtctctccgtcacagtggcatgctcgtcttggccacccggccacacctattgtccgtcatattttgcgtcgtcatgagcttcctagtttgtctagtaataaagatgtagcagtgtgtgatgcttgtcagcaggggaagagtcatcaacttcctttttcggagtccagtcgtgaggtgaaacatcctttaaaacttgtgttttcagatgtatggggtcctgctcagacttctgtcagtggtcataattactatatcagtttcgttgatgcttatagtcgctttacctggctttaccttattaaacgcaaatctgatgtgtttgatatttttgttcagtttcaaaaacatgttgaacgtcttctcaagcacaaaattgttcatgtccagtcggactgggggggcgagtatcgcaacctcaactccttctttcagtcgcttgggatagctcatcgtttagcatgtccacatacacatcagcagaatggttcagtcgaacgtaagcatcgtcatattgttgaagctggtcttactcttttggcccatgcatctgttccgtttcggttttggagtgatgctttcaccactgcatgctttctcatcaaccgtactcccactcgtgttttaaacatgaagactcccattgaggttctccttaatgaacaacctgtggGCAAAAGTAGACTGTAAAATCAATGAAGGAACTTCTTATCCAGAGACACACTGAGCATGATCAAATGCAGGCGAGCTGATGACTGAGCTTCAGTTTCTCCTCAACCAACCAGCATGTTGGAGCCTATCGCTGCTCTACCTGGGCTGCAGCACTGCCTTTGTATGCACACTGTGTGGGCTGATTTCACCAGGAAAATGGCGTTGCTATCGTGATGCCTTGGCTTTGGTTGCAGACACGAACCAGATCCTCTCATCCCACAGAGTCTTTGAATGCTGAGTGCAACAGCGGCATCACACCAGATCCTCTCATCCCACGAACGAACTTGAGACCGGATCGACCAACTACACGACTGGGACCGGGCGatcgcggcggtggccggcgacggcgagTAGGCACGGTGGCTGATCCCTTCCCTCGGCTGTATGTACCACAATGTGAGCGTCCGCCACGCCTACGGGCACCGCCAGGAAGACCATGTCGTACGCGGCAAACTCGTGCGTCAAGTCCTTGACGTCGGCGTGCACAACAGCATTCTCGTGGCCACGTCGTCGGCACGTGCGACAAATGGCGGGCACGGACCGGCGCGACTGCACACGTGATGAACGCACGTGCAGCGGGTGTGGCTCGGCGCGGCTCACTGACAGCCTCCTATCCTTTTTAttacctccgtcccataatataagaacgttttttacactagtgtattgtcaaaaacgcttttatattacgggacggagggagtagtttgcatataaattttgtctgaagtcaaattatctttactttgaccaaacttataaaaaaatatcaacactcataatgccaaatcaatatttttagattCATTATaaaatatagtttcatattatatatatttggtattgcagatgttgatattttttaatataaatttagccaaactttataaagtttgaattGACAAAAATCTAgtacgcggagtaaaaaggaccggagggagtacattactAAAAAATGATTAACAAGCTCATATCGACAAAGTTTGACTGAGATGGTACAAATGGAATTGAAAGTTGATGCATTGAATAGAACATCTTTGAAGTAAAATAACATGGAAACTTGGCTCATGTTTCTTTCCCCGGGCTCGCGTGGTATATTCCAACCGGGCCTCACTTGTATGAAATGGCCGGTAGCTCATTTGGATCACCCTCATACTCCCACGGACTGCGCAGCCAGGTAAGGGGCGTCCAACTAGGTTGGTTGCCAGGTTCCTCGCAACCACGTACTCCGACACTGAGTCGTTAGCACCCTCGTGGCATATCCGTGTGAAGTCGCGGAGACACACTACAGTCACCATGTTCTCTGATTGGGAGCTCCA
Above is a window of Triticum dicoccoides isolate Atlit2015 ecotype Zavitan chromosome 5B, WEW_v2.0, whole genome shotgun sequence DNA encoding:
- the LOC119312509 gene encoding ras-related protein RABE1c-like produces the protein MAAPPARARADYDYLIKLLLIGDSGVGKSCLLLRFSDGSFTTSFITTIGIDFKIRTVELDGKRIKLQIWDTAGQERFRTITTAYYRGAMGILLVYDVTDEASFNNIRNWIKNIEQHASDNVSKILVGNKADMDESKRAVPTSKGQALADEYGIQFFEASAKTNMNVEQVFFSIARDIKQRLSEADSKAEGGTIKINTEGDASAAAGQKSACCGS